Proteins encoded within one genomic window of Perognathus longimembris pacificus isolate PPM17 chromosome 28, ASM2315922v1, whole genome shotgun sequence:
- the LOC125344094 gene encoding cytochrome c oxidase subunit 7B, mitochondrial, giving the protein MFPLAKNALSRLQVRSIQQTMARQSHQKRAPDFHDKYGNAILAGGATFCLAAWTYTATQAGIEWNLSPVGRVTPKEWRDQ; this is encoded by the exons ATGTTTCCCTTGGCCAAAAACGCTCTAAGCCGTCTCCAAG TTCGAAGCATTCAGCAAACAATGGCAAGGCAGAGCCACCAGAAAAGAGCACCTGATTTCCATGACAAATATGGTAATGCTATATTAGCTGGTGGAGCCACTTTCTGTCTTGCTGCATGGACTTAT ACAGCAACACAGGCTGGAATCGAATGGAACCTGTCCCCAGTTGGCAGAGTCACCCCAAAGGAGTGGAGAGATCAGTAA